In Fluviicola taffensis DSM 16823, the following are encoded in one genomic region:
- a CDS encoding cbb3-type cytochrome c oxidase subunit I, with protein sequence MGTKNIFNEWGIIITLLLIALPIIVASILAIVKAKAIIKNYLEKKEQERFNNYVKDLTPIEVEKLEQRKRALEFALSNNELSGKTQPVDNKGLIDNISTVETLRFIEQKKKSQPRPYIEPELSKLIIWYLGCATFWLLFGTTVGEYLGIKFVAPDVDHYSWLSFGRLRPVHTNAVFWGWASLAMMGLAYYVIPRVSNVPIASIRTGYRSLILINVSVVLGSLFLMAGINNGGGEYREYIWPVMALFGIGVFISLRNFFKTIAKRTTKEIYVSNWYIISAMMFLLVIAVVAYWPSWQTGLGETVVQGYYMHQGVGMWFMLFNLGLMYYFLPQQLNKPIYSYSLGILAFWAQILFYTLIGTHHFIFSAIPWWLQTVAIVGSAGMIIPVVAGTTNFLMTFKGSWHKLSGSYTLPFYLIGIIFYFTGSLQGTAEAFRFTNLVWHFTDFTVAHSHLTMYGIICFMLWGFIYTIVPRLTGKEPPQITVGAHFWLALIGLLFYTFPLMYGSTLRGLMWMEGTKSFIESVELMAPYWLWRAIGGSLMWLSHILFAYNFYVMVKRKDKITVPTSPIDILKAKQELDTQAQTN encoded by the coding sequence ATGGGAACAAAAAATATATTTAACGAATGGGGAATTATTATAACCCTATTGCTCATTGCCCTACCGATAATTGTGGCTTCTATTTTGGCAATTGTTAAGGCTAAGGCCATTATCAAAAATTACCTCGAAAAAAAAGAACAGGAGAGGTTCAATAATTATGTAAAGGACTTAACTCCCATAGAAGTTGAAAAACTAGAACAAAGAAAAAGAGCACTTGAATTTGCCTTGTCAAATAATGAATTATCAGGGAAAACTCAACCTGTTGATAATAAAGGTTTAATTGATAATATTAGTACGGTTGAAACGCTTCGGTTTATTGAACAAAAGAAAAAAAGTCAACCACGTCCTTATATTGAACCTGAACTCTCCAAACTCATTATATGGTATTTAGGCTGTGCAACATTTTGGTTGCTATTTGGAACTACCGTAGGAGAATATTTAGGGATAAAATTTGTTGCTCCTGATGTTGATCATTACAGTTGGTTGAGTTTTGGAAGATTACGTCCCGTGCATACTAATGCTGTTTTTTGGGGATGGGCATCCCTGGCAATGATGGGCTTGGCTTACTATGTAATACCAAGAGTGAGTAATGTGCCAATAGCAAGTATAAGAACAGGATATCGTTCTCTTATACTAATTAATGTTTCCGTGGTATTGGGAAGTTTGTTTTTAATGGCTGGCATAAACAATGGAGGTGGCGAATACAGAGAATATATTTGGCCCGTAATGGCCTTGTTTGGTATTGGAGTCTTCATTTCTTTAAGAAACTTTTTCAAAACCATTGCCAAAAGAACAACCAAAGAAATTTATGTCTCTAACTGGTACATTATTTCAGCAATGATGTTTTTGCTGGTAATAGCAGTTGTTGCCTATTGGCCAAGCTGGCAAACTGGTCTGGGTGAAACCGTTGTGCAAGGCTATTATATGCACCAAGGTGTGGGAATGTGGTTTATGCTTTTCAATCTTGGATTGATGTATTATTTTTTACCACAGCAATTAAACAAGCCTATATATTCTTATAGCTTGGGTATTTTGGCGTTTTGGGCTCAAATTCTTTTCTATACTTTAATTGGGACGCATCACTTTATTTTCAGCGCCATTCCCTGGTGGTTGCAAACAGTAGCAATTGTAGGGAGTGCAGGAATGATAATACCGGTTGTTGCAGGAACAACAAATTTCTTGATGACTTTTAAGGGGTCGTGGCATAAACTCTCTGGTAGTTACACGCTTCCGTTCTATTTGATTGGGATCATATTTTATTTCACAGGTTCATTACAAGGAACAGCCGAAGCCTTTCGCTTCACCAATCTTGTTTGGCATTTTACAGATTTTACCGTGGCACATTCACACTTAACAATGTATGGTATTATCTGTTTTATGTTGTGGGGATTTATTTACACCATAGTCCCAAGACTTACTGGTAAAGAACCGCCACAAATAACCGTTGGAGCTCATTTTTGGTTGGCATTAATTGGCTTACTGTTTTACACATTTCCATTAATGTATGGCTCAACGCTAAGGGGGTTGATGTGGATGGAAGGTACAAAATCATTTATTGAAAGTGTCGAACTGATGGCTCCTTATTGGCTATGGCGTGCTATTGGTGGTTCATTAATGTGGCTTTCCCATATTTTGTTTGCCTATAACTTCTATGTGATGGTGAAACGAAAAGATAAAATAACAGTACCGACATCACCAATCGATATTTTAAAGGCGAAACAAGAATTGGATACACAAGCACAAACTAATTAA
- a CDS encoding cation-translocating P-type ATPase has translation MHKESDNMKGLTTEQVVQAREQFGSNELTTKKRTNLWTTVLRIAKEPMIILLFVAASIYFISGKIGDGIFLSAAILFQAFISIYQYSRSKNALDKLKDFSQPTCSVIRNGERQKIKSEEVVCGDSLIVEEGGLIIADGKIVQSNDFSVNESILTGESLPVFKDKSSNDNSIYSGTTVASGLAIIIVTAIGNETRLGKIGKSLDSIEEEKTPLELQIANFVKKMAIVGGVVFLVVWIINYVQSHNLLSSLLQSLTLAMSILPEEIPVAFTTFMALGAWRLMKMGVVVKQMKTVETLGSATVICTDKTGTITENKMSLSKLFVWSTKKHSELNEVSTSEEKELIEIGMWASEPIPFDPMEIALHQAYKKFTPKDQRPDFKLVHEYPLAGKPPMMTHVFEDSNGNQIIAAKGAVETMMRVSSLTSTEQKEVNEVVHAIAKEGYRVLGVGISTFLGTVFPENQEDLKFTFKGVVAFYDPPKKNIDQVLKSFYDAGIKVKIITGDNAETTTAIAKQIYFSGFEKSINGDQLMQLSDEELKECVMETAIFTRMFPDAKLKIINALKEKRQIVAMTGDGVNDGPALKAAHIGIAMGKKGTEIAKDAASLILLEDDLSKMIDAIAMGRKIYTNLKKAIQYIISIHIPIILTVFIPLALGWIYPNIFSPVHVIFLEIIMGPTCSIIYENEPMEKNLMFQKPKPVSNTFFNWTELTISIIQGLVIALGILLIYQYAVYNGFNEELTRTMVFTDLVVANIFLTLINRSFYYSIWTTLKYKNKLVVYIIGITLLLMGLLLFIPPLTNFFAFERMNGSQLLLCLGTGFISVIWFELVKWRKRRKQNPHLIQ, from the coding sequence ATGCATAAAGAATCGGACAATATGAAAGGATTAACCACTGAACAGGTCGTTCAGGCAAGGGAACAATTCGGGTCCAATGAACTGACGACTAAAAAAAGAACTAATTTATGGACAACTGTTCTTCGAATCGCAAAAGAGCCGATGATCATTTTGCTATTTGTTGCGGCTTCTATTTACTTCATTAGCGGGAAAATTGGAGATGGAATTTTTCTTTCCGCAGCCATTTTGTTTCAGGCGTTTATTTCCATTTATCAGTATTCCAGAAGTAAAAATGCCCTGGATAAACTCAAAGATTTTTCACAACCTACTTGCTCGGTTATCCGAAACGGTGAAAGACAGAAAATAAAAAGTGAAGAAGTCGTTTGTGGAGATAGTCTGATAGTGGAGGAAGGAGGTCTGATTATAGCAGATGGAAAGATTGTTCAATCGAATGATTTCTCAGTAAACGAATCCATTCTCACAGGCGAATCCCTTCCCGTATTCAAGGATAAAAGTTCCAACGATAATAGCATTTATAGCGGTACAACGGTTGCTTCTGGATTGGCTATTATAATTGTAACGGCTATTGGTAATGAAACCCGATTGGGTAAAATTGGAAAAAGCCTGGACAGTATTGAGGAAGAAAAAACACCATTGGAACTTCAGATTGCCAATTTTGTGAAGAAAATGGCGATTGTGGGGGGAGTTGTTTTTCTAGTTGTTTGGATCATCAATTACGTTCAATCTCATAACTTACTATCCAGTTTGTTACAATCATTGACTTTGGCAATGAGTATTCTACCTGAAGAAATTCCAGTTGCATTTACCACCTTTATGGCTCTTGGTGCTTGGCGTTTGATGAAAATGGGAGTCGTAGTAAAACAAATGAAAACGGTTGAAACTTTGGGGAGTGCAACCGTTATTTGTACCGACAAAACGGGAACCATTACGGAGAATAAAATGAGCTTATCTAAGCTATTCGTTTGGTCAACAAAAAAACATTCCGAACTAAATGAGGTTTCCACTTCGGAAGAAAAAGAACTCATTGAAATAGGCATGTGGGCGAGTGAACCCATTCCATTTGACCCCATGGAGATTGCGTTGCATCAAGCTTATAAAAAGTTCACCCCGAAAGATCAACGCCCCGATTTTAAATTGGTTCACGAATATCCCTTAGCTGGAAAACCACCCATGATGACCCATGTTTTTGAAGATAGCAATGGAAACCAGATCATCGCAGCTAAAGGAGCCGTCGAAACTATGATGCGCGTATCATCACTTACGAGTACCGAACAAAAAGAAGTGAATGAGGTGGTGCATGCAATTGCAAAAGAAGGATATCGGGTTTTGGGAGTAGGGATTTCAACTTTTTTAGGAACTGTATTCCCAGAAAACCAGGAAGATTTGAAATTCACTTTTAAAGGAGTTGTTGCCTTCTACGATCCTCCGAAAAAGAACATTGACCAAGTGCTGAAATCCTTTTATGATGCAGGAATCAAGGTGAAAATCATTACTGGAGATAATGCAGAAACGACGACAGCCATTGCCAAGCAAATTTATTTTTCAGGATTTGAAAAAAGCATCAATGGAGATCAATTGATGCAACTCAGTGACGAAGAGTTGAAAGAGTGTGTCATGGAAACGGCCATTTTCACCCGCATGTTTCCCGATGCCAAATTAAAAATCATCAATGCTCTAAAAGAGAAGCGCCAAATTGTAGCCATGACTGGTGATGGTGTTAACGATGGACCTGCACTCAAAGCCGCTCATATCGGTATTGCGATGGGTAAAAAAGGAACCGAGATTGCGAAAGATGCCGCATCCCTCATTTTATTGGAAGATGATCTGTCCAAAATGATTGATGCCATTGCAATGGGAAGGAAAATTTATACCAATCTGAAGAAAGCGATTCAATACATTATTTCGATTCATATTCCCATTATTTTAACAGTATTTATCCCTTTGGCTTTGGGATGGATTTACCCCAATATCTTTTCACCAGTCCACGTCATTTTTTTAGAAATTATTATGGGACCTACTTGTTCCATCATCTATGAAAATGAACCGATGGAGAAAAATTTAATGTTCCAAAAACCCAAGCCAGTGTCCAACACATTTTTTAATTGGACAGAACTCACTATCAGCATCATTCAGGGATTGGTTATTGCGTTGGGAATCCTTCTGATCTATCAATACGCTGTTTACAATGGTTTTAATGAAGAATTGACAAGAACGATGGTCTTCACCGACTTGGTGGTGGCAAATATCTTCTTGACCTTGATCAATCGCTCATTCTATTATTCAATTTGGACCACTTTAAAGTATAAAAACAAGTTAGTCGTTTACATCATTGGAATAACTCTGTTATTGATGGGATTGTTACTTTTTATTCCTCCTTTGACCAACTTCTTTGCGTTCGAACGGATGAATGGCAGTCAACTGCTCCTTTGTCTGGGTACTGGATTTATTTCAGTGATTTGGTTTGAGCTAGTGAAATGGAGGAAGAGAAGAAAACAGAATCCCCACCTCATTCAATGA
- a CDS encoding tryptophan 2,3-dioxygenase family protein, producing MDKDKLINDIDEKYQELGENSETYLKGLLHAKPINYWDYIEVDTLLSLQKPRTNFKDEEIFIMYHQVTELFLKMMVHEIKQLVYEPFEESVWIEKLNRLNRYTNMLIGSFDVMKYGMNYDDYNTFRSTLTPASGFQSATFRLIEIYCTRLENLINAEGRKRVSSTPSTDEYFEHIYWKDAGLNRKTGKKSLTLRQFEEKYLDRLIALANKTKGNTIEDKVLKIMNCSEALKAKLKEFDYLYNVAWPLVHLETAQHYLDLKGEGKAATGGSEWKKYLHPKFQQRRFFPTLWSNEEITNWGTKFNDKSL from the coding sequence ATGGATAAAGACAAATTAATCAATGATATTGATGAAAAATATCAGGAATTAGGAGAAAACTCCGAAACTTACTTGAAAGGATTGCTACACGCCAAACCCATAAATTATTGGGATTATATAGAAGTAGATACGCTCCTCTCCTTACAAAAACCGAGAACTAATTTTAAAGATGAAGAAATCTTCATTATGTATCATCAGGTAACAGAATTATTTCTGAAAATGATGGTTCACGAAATTAAACAACTAGTATACGAACCTTTTGAAGAAAGCGTATGGATAGAAAAATTAAATCGTCTGAATAGATACACCAATATGCTCATTGGCTCATTTGATGTAATGAAATACGGAATGAACTATGATGATTACAATACGTTTCGCAGCACCTTAACACCTGCTAGCGGGTTTCAGTCGGCAACATTTCGATTGATAGAGATTTATTGTACTCGCCTTGAAAATCTAATAAACGCAGAAGGTCGAAAAAGAGTTTCAAGCACCCCTTCTACCGACGAATATTTTGAGCACATATATTGGAAAGATGCAGGATTAAATAGAAAAACAGGCAAAAAATCGCTGACTCTCCGCCAATTTGAAGAAAAATATTTAGACCGGTTAATTGCTTTAGCAAACAAAACGAAGGGTAATACAATAGAAGATAAGGTTTTGAAAATAATGAATTGCTCCGAAGCATTAAAAGCGAAACTGAAGGAGTTTGACTATTTGTATAATGTTGCCTGGCCGTTAGTTCATTTGGAAACTGCTCAACACTATCTCGATTTGAAAGGCGAAGGAAAAGCGGCTACAGGTGGAAGCGAATGGAAAAAGTACTTACATCCTAAGTTTCAACAGCGAAGATTTTTCCCAACACTCTGGAGTAACGAAGAAATAACCAATTGGGGAACAAAATTTAACGACAAATCATTATGA
- a CDS encoding cytochrome c — MEFFDNHKKLFRTALGLFVGLTLIVAIRPAINNQKNNAPLPNYEPLSEQAYLGKKSFIANGCVACHTQQVRNVDMDKIWGNRPGIAADYAGITRTDFWRNTATLMGTERTGPDLTNIGARQPSMAWNLLHLYQPRAVVGKSIMPAYPWLFQIKNKVGKNEVEVVVPDAYRKGINGKIIASQEALNLVAYIQSLKQTPLPNGKAPMEFLYKKKEAPTGKKGSTLNLPDGKLLYTNNCMSCHQANGEGLKGAFPPLKGSPIVLGDNLELYVNIIMLGYDPRPEYATMNAIGTDNNLTPEEVTAIINHERTSWGNNAKKVTTEEVKKIMDFIKITTKK; from the coding sequence ATGGAATTTTTCGATAATCATAAAAAATTATTCAGAACGGCATTAGGTCTCTTTGTTGGGTTGACGTTAATTGTAGCAATTCGTCCTGCAATCAATAATCAGAAGAATAATGCTCCACTACCCAATTACGAACCACTAAGTGAACAAGCCTACTTGGGCAAAAAAAGTTTTATTGCCAACGGTTGTGTCGCCTGCCATACCCAACAAGTTCGAAATGTGGACATGGATAAAATATGGGGTAACAGACCCGGTATTGCTGCTGATTATGCTGGCATTACAAGAACGGATTTTTGGCGAAACACCGCCACATTAATGGGAACTGAAAGAACAGGCCCCGATTTGACCAATATCGGGGCACGACAACCAAGTATGGCATGGAATTTATTGCACCTCTATCAACCAAGAGCAGTGGTAGGAAAATCCATAATGCCTGCCTATCCATGGCTGTTCCAGATTAAAAATAAAGTAGGTAAGAATGAAGTGGAAGTAGTTGTACCTGATGCATACAGAAAAGGGATCAATGGAAAAATAATTGCGAGCCAGGAAGCACTCAACTTAGTGGCATACATTCAAAGTCTTAAACAAACACCATTGCCTAATGGAAAGGCCCCAATGGAATTTTTGTACAAGAAAAAGGAAGCGCCGACAGGTAAAAAAGGAAGCACGTTAAACCTCCCTGATGGTAAATTATTGTACACTAACAATTGTATGAGTTGTCATCAAGCCAACGGTGAAGGATTAAAAGGCGCGTTTCCTCCATTAAAAGGAAGTCCCATTGTGTTAGGTGATAATCTTGAGTTGTACGTGAATATTATAATGTTGGGATACGACCCAAGACCAGAATATGCCACAATGAACGCCATTGGGACAGATAATAACCTAACACCTGAAGAAGTAACAGCCATTATCAATCACGAAAGAACAAGTTGGGGAAACAATGCAAAAAAGGTAACAACTGAAGAAGTGAAAAAAATAATGGATTTTATAAAAATAACAACTAAAAAATAG
- a CDS encoding group III truncated hemoglobin, producing MALKNDIKNIEDIKLMVDTFYGKIRKDEKLKDIFNNKIEDRWTAHLEKMYRFWQTVLLNEHTYFGSPFLPHAKLPVDATHFEQWLHIFNETVDSLFEGEKATRAKWQGQRMAEMFHSKIEYYRNNSATPLI from the coding sequence ATGGCACTAAAAAACGATATAAAAAATATCGAGGACATCAAATTAATGGTGGATACTTTCTATGGAAAAATTCGCAAAGACGAAAAGTTAAAAGATATTTTCAACAATAAAATTGAAGACCGTTGGACAGCACACCTGGAAAAGATGTATCGTTTTTGGCAAACTGTTTTGTTGAACGAACATACTTATTTCGGTAGTCCCTTTCTTCCTCATGCCAAACTTCCTGTAGATGCTACCCATTTTGAACAATGGTTACACATTTTCAATGAAACAGTAGATTCCCTGTTTGAAGGCGAAAAAGCTACAAGAGCCAAGTGGCAAGGACAGAGGATGGCAGAAATGTTCCATTCCAAAATTGAATACTACAGAAATAACTCTGCAACACCATTGATATGA
- the ric gene encoding iron-sulfur cluster repair di-iron protein: protein MTIQENNIIGELVAQDYRAAAVFKKYGIDFCCQGNRTIEDACVAKNLDSKLVVTDLNSINQVPSEGTTDYKSWPIDLLVDYIEKKHHRYVEEKTQEIKPYLDKICRVHGERHPELFEINEHFTTAAGELALHMKKEELVLFPFVRKMAKAKQENKVPDAPHFGAVENPIQMMMNEHTTEGERFRKIETLSNNYTPPQDACNTYRVTFALLKEFEQDLHLHIHLENNMLFPKAIELEKQLTNV from the coding sequence ATGACTATTCAAGAAAACAATATCATAGGAGAATTGGTAGCACAAGACTACCGGGCAGCAGCAGTTTTTAAAAAATATGGTATTGACTTTTGCTGTCAGGGAAACCGAACCATTGAAGACGCGTGCGTTGCTAAAAATTTAGATTCCAAATTGGTTGTAACAGATCTAAACTCCATTAATCAAGTACCCTCAGAGGGAACAACCGACTATAAATCCTGGCCAATTGATTTATTGGTTGATTATATAGAGAAAAAGCATCATCGCTACGTGGAAGAAAAAACACAGGAAATAAAACCTTATCTCGATAAGATATGTCGAGTTCACGGAGAACGTCATCCGGAATTGTTTGAAATCAATGAGCATTTTACTACGGCAGCTGGTGAATTGGCACTTCACATGAAGAAAGAAGAGCTTGTTTTATTCCCTTTTGTAAGAAAAATGGCAAAAGCAAAACAAGAAAACAAAGTACCGGATGCACCTCACTTTGGTGCTGTGGAAAACCCTATTCAAATGATGATGAATGAACATACCACAGAAGGAGAAAGATTCAGAAAAATTGAAACACTAAGCAATAATTACACTCCGCCACAAGATGCCTGCAACACCTATAGGGTAACTTTCGCGTTGTTAAAGGAATTCGAACAGGACCTGCACCTGCATATTCATTTGGAGAATAACATGCTGTTTCCTAAAGCTATTGAACTTGAAAAACAATTAACAAATGTATGA
- a CDS encoding hemerythrin domain-containing protein: MDWFWNNHLRQHFEIEEKLLLPILGSQNELVKQTLAEHRRLKRLFENGNDIHKSINLIEEELEKHIRFEERVLFNEIQKAATKEQLEQIQLFHSDSKFVDNLTDPFWE, translated from the coding sequence ATGGATTGGTTTTGGAACAATCATTTGAGACAACATTTTGAAATAGAAGAAAAATTACTTTTACCCATTCTCGGCAGCCAAAATGAACTTGTTAAGCAAACCCTTGCTGAACACAGAAGATTGAAACGACTTTTTGAAAATGGAAATGACATTCATAAATCCATTAATTTGATTGAAGAAGAACTGGAAAAGCATATTCGTTTTGAAGAACGGGTGCTGTTCAATGAAATTCAAAAAGCAGCAACCAAAGAACAATTGGAACAAATACAACTGTTTCATTCTGATAGCAAATTTGTCGATAATCTCACAGATCCTTTTTGGGAATGA
- a CDS encoding MBL fold metallo-hydrolase RNA specificity domain-containing protein gives MKKNLTIQFLGAAGTVTGSKYLIELIDQKLLIDCGLFQGLKELRLLNWQSLPFDVASLDAVILTHGHLDHVGYLPLLVKQGFKGKIYATEPTIEIAKLILQDSSKIQEEDAERANRFGYSKHHPAKPLYTTKEAESVFPMFQKEAIDQWIKLSDLFTFRFCYNGHILGATFIELKAADKVIVFSGDIGRQEDPLLFSPQKPEQADVLLIESTYGGRTHPTDPETQLAEVIHKAATKQGTIIIPVFAVERAQLLMFYLWKLKNEQRIPDLPIYMDSPMGKHVLQIFANHYAWHKLSPSESKQISQEIQIISKQNETLKLAENKDPKIILAASGMATGGRVLTYFEHFLGDKAATILMVGFQGEGTRGRALLDGAKEIKMRGKYWPVNASCVLVEGLSAHADQNELIDWISKLAKKPEKIFIVHGEPAGSLALKSKLKEVYGYDSIIPELNAAFTIPVNVGEVS, from the coding sequence ATGAAAAAGAATCTAACTATTCAGTTTTTAGGCGCAGCGGGCACCGTAACTGGATCTAAATACCTCATAGAACTAATCGATCAGAAGTTATTGATCGACTGTGGCTTATTTCAGGGCTTGAAAGAATTACGCCTTTTGAACTGGCAATCTTTGCCTTTTGATGTTGCATCTCTTGATGCAGTCATTTTAACTCACGGACATTTAGACCATGTGGGCTACTTGCCTTTACTTGTCAAACAAGGTTTCAAAGGTAAGATTTATGCAACTGAACCAACCATTGAAATTGCAAAGTTGATTCTGCAAGATAGTTCCAAAATTCAAGAAGAGGATGCCGAACGTGCCAACCGTTTTGGATATAGTAAACATCATCCAGCGAAACCTCTTTACACGACAAAAGAAGCCGAGTCTGTTTTCCCCATGTTCCAAAAGGAAGCGATAGACCAATGGATTAAACTTTCGGATTTATTTACTTTTCGTTTTTGTTACAACGGACATATCCTTGGTGCTACCTTTATCGAATTGAAAGCAGCCGATAAAGTCATTGTATTCTCTGGAGATATTGGCAGACAAGAAGATCCTCTCTTGTTTTCACCTCAAAAACCTGAACAGGCAGATGTATTGCTAATCGAGTCAACTTACGGAGGTCGCACGCATCCTACGGATCCAGAAACTCAACTGGCAGAAGTCATTCATAAAGCTGCTACTAAACAGGGCACCATCATCATACCTGTTTTCGCGGTCGAACGCGCTCAGCTTCTCATGTTTTACTTGTGGAAACTGAAAAATGAGCAGCGCATCCCCGATTTACCCATTTATATGGATAGCCCTATGGGAAAACACGTCTTACAGATTTTCGCTAATCACTATGCTTGGCACAAATTGTCTCCTTCTGAATCGAAACAAATCTCCCAAGAGATTCAAATCATCAGTAAACAAAATGAAACCCTCAAACTTGCAGAAAACAAAGATCCTAAAATTATTCTGGCAGCTTCAGGAATGGCCACTGGAGGAAGGGTGCTCACCTATTTCGAACATTTTCTGGGCGATAAAGCAGCCACTATTTTGATGGTTGGTTTTCAGGGGGAAGGTACTCGTGGAAGAGCTTTACTCGATGGCGCCAAGGAAATTAAAATGCGTGGAAAATATTGGCCTGTGAATGCAAGCTGCGTTCTTGTGGAAGGTTTATCAGCTCATGCAGATCAAAACGAACTAATCGATTGGATAAGTAAACTCGCGAAAAAACCAGAAAAAATATTCATCGTTCATGGCGAACCAGCAGGTTCTCTCGCTTTAAAGTCGAAGCTCAAAGAAGTTTATGGCTACGACAGTATCATCCCTGAATTAAATGCCGCTTTTACCATTCCAGTAAATGTTGGTGAGGTGTCATGA
- a CDS encoding SBBP repeat-containing protein yields the protein MGGSSDDDVGYSIITDNLGNVYTVGRFSGSVEMTDGKHVQVSRHRKANFVKKFI from the coding sequence ATGGGGGGATCTAGTGATGACGATGTAGGATATTCAATTATAACTGATAATTTAGGCAATGTTTATACCGTTGGGAGATTTTCCGGAAGTGTTGAGATGACAGATGGTAAACATGTTCAAGTTAGTAGGCATAGAAAAGCGAATTTTGTAAAAAAGTTTATTTAG
- a CDS encoding restriction endonuclease, producing MHHPLTVTKASGEQSPFSEEKIKKSLRRSGADEDQIDFILQEIKKNMYNGMTTRNIYKTAYSLLKSGSRHQAARYHLKYAIMELGPSGFPFEKYIAELLKFEGYQTQIGLILQGKCVTHEIDIIAEKDHNQLLIECKYHNQQGITCNIKIPLYIHARFNDIEAHALKKSNNTVKKRKGWIVTNTRFTADAIQYAGCSEIQLLGWDHPFGKGLKDKIDESKLYPITCLTSLTLAEKQQLLSREIVLCNELQNNGRLLSSIGIKTGRMATVLNEVHRLCDYEIKIS from the coding sequence ATGCATCATCCCTTAACGGTAACAAAGGCATCTGGAGAACAAAGCCCATTCTCAGAAGAAAAAATCAAAAAATCCCTTCGACGATCAGGTGCCGATGAAGATCAGATTGACTTCATTCTTCAGGAAATTAAAAAAAACATGTACAACGGTATGACAACCCGTAACATCTATAAAACCGCCTACTCATTATTGAAATCCGGATCCCGCCATCAGGCAGCGCGGTATCATTTAAAGTATGCTATTATGGAACTCGGTCCATCTGGTTTTCCTTTTGAGAAGTATATTGCCGAGTTATTGAAATTTGAAGGTTATCAAACACAGATTGGGCTTATATTACAAGGAAAGTGTGTCACCCATGAAATTGATATAATCGCTGAAAAAGACCATAATCAACTACTCATTGAATGCAAATACCACAATCAACAAGGGATCACTTGCAACATCAAAATACCACTGTATATACATGCACGATTTAATGATATTGAAGCACATGCGCTTAAAAAGTCCAATAATACTGTAAAAAAACGCAAGGGTTGGATTGTTACAAATACGCGCTTTACCGCAGATGCTATCCAATATGCTGGTTGTTCAGAAATCCAACTTTTAGGTTGGGATCATCCATTTGGTAAAGGATTGAAGGATAAAATCGATGAGTCAAAATTATATCCAATAACCTGTCTAACCTCATTGACACTAGCTGAAAAACAACAATTACTGAGTCGTGAAATAGTTTTGTGTAATGAGTTACAGAATAACGGAAGACTCCTCTCATCTATTGGAATAAAAACAGGCCGAATGGCAACCGTACTCAACGAAGTTCACCGACTTTGTGATTATGAAATCAAAATTAGTTGA